The Gallus gallus isolate bGalGal1 chromosome 3, bGalGal1.mat.broiler.GRCg7b, whole genome shotgun sequence genome window below encodes:
- the OLIG3 gene encoding oligodendrocyte transcription factor 3 — translation MNSDSSSVSSRASSPDMDEMYLREHRHHHHHHHPESRLNPVSSTQGDLVQKMAGEGLARGGPKAQGEGGKYKIKKQLSEQDLQQLRLKINGRERKRMHDLNLAMDGLREVMPYAHGPSVRKLSKIATLLLARNYILMLTSSLEEMKRLVGEIYGGHHSAFHCGTVGHSAAAHPPHAAGAVHQVHPILGGALSSANASPSLPASLPALGTIRPPHSLLKTPSTPPALQLGGGFQHWAGLPCPCTICQVPPPPHLSALSASGMGRISADTKDLLK, via the coding sequence ATGAATTCTGACTCCAGCTCCGTCTCCAGCAGAGCCTCCTCGCCGGACATGGACGAGATGTACCTGCGGGAGcaccgccaccaccaccaccaccaccacccggAGAGCCGCCTCAACCCCGTCTCTTCCACGCAGGGCGACCTGGTGCAGAAGATGGCCGGGGAGGGCCTGGCCCGGGGCGGCCCCAAGGCGCAGGGGGAGGGCGGCAAGTACAAGATCAAGAAGCAGCTCTCGGAGCAGGACCTGCAGCAGCTGCGGCTCAAGATCAACGGGCGGGAGCGCAAGCGGATGCACGACCTCAACCTGGCCATGGACGGGCTGCGGGAGGTGATGCCCTACGCGCACGGCCCCTCCGTCCGGAAACTCTCCAAAATCGCcaccctgctgctggccagAAACTACATCCTGATGCTCACCAGCTCCCTGGAGGAGATGAAGCGCCTGGTGGGGGAGATCTACGGCGGCCACCACTCGGCCTTCCACTGCGGCACCGTGGGCCACTCCGCCGCCGCGCACCCGCCCCACGCCGCCGGCGCCGTGCACCAGGTGCACCCCATCCTCGGCGGGGCCCTCTCCTCCGCCAACGCGTCCCCGTCGCTGCCAGCCTCGCTGCCGGCCCTGGGCACCATCCGGCCGCCCCACTCCCTGCTGAAGACCCCCTCCACTCCCCCCGCGCTGCAGCTCGGCGGAGGCTTCCAGCACTGGGCCGGCTTGCCGTGCCCCTGCACCATCTGCCAGGTGCCCCCCCCGCCGCACCTCTCTGCCCTCTCCGCCTCCGGCATGGGCCGGATCTCGGCGGACACCAAGGACCTGCTCAAGTGA